A window of Paraburkholderia sp. ZP32-5 genomic DNA:
TCGGACAATGCATTGGACGTGAAGCTGGCCGCACCGCGTGAACTGGGCGGCAACGGCGCGGCGGGCACCAATCCCGAACAACTCTTCGCGGCTGGCTATTCGGCCTGCTTCCTGAGCGCGATGAAGTTCGTCGCTGGCCAGCACAAGCAGACTTTGCCTGCCGATACGCAGGTTTCGGCCGACGTCGGTATCGGCCCGAACGACAAGGGCGGCTTCGCGCTCGACATCGATCTGCGCATCTCGTTGCCGGGCCTTGCCGCAGACGCCGCGAAGGAACTGGTGGATGCCGCGCATCAGGTGTGCCCGTACTCGAACGCCACGCGCAATAACGTCGACGTTCGTCTGCACATCGCTTAAGTTGGCGCTGAGGGTTGCGCGGGGCGGTTGCTTCGGCAAATCGCGCCGCGCGAACTGAAGCGACAATTGCTGCGATAACCACGCGCCCCGCGCGGCGAGGTACGTGAACCACCTGAGCCTCGCAGCACCACAGCGCTCGCACCCTGCACAATAGGGGCGAGCGCTGATCCGTTTTAGCGCACGCGGCACGCAATCTGCGACGCCGGCTCTCAACCTCCTCATCCCGATCAACGCCCCGATGACCCGAGCCCGACGCTTGCACGAAAACTTCGACACCGGTCTGGTGTGGTTTCGCCGCGACCTGCGCGACACGGATCACGCCGCGCTGTATTACGCGCTCAAGCATTGCGAGCGTGTGTGGTGCGTGTTCGTGTTCGATACGACGATCCTGCAGCCGCTCGTCGATACCTGGCAGTCGCGCCATCCGGACGAGCCTGTGCAGGACCGGCGCATCGACTTCATTCTCGCGTCGCTCGGCGAACTCGACGACGCGCTGCGCGCCAACGGCGGCGGCCTGATCGTGCTGTATGGCGATCCCGCCGAACTGGTGCCGAAGCTTGCCGCGGAACTGCAAGTAGATGCCGTATTTGCGAACCACGACTATGAGCCGGCCGCGATCGAGCGCGATACGACGGTCAACGAACGGCTCGCCGAAGCCGGTCGTCAGTGGTTGACGTTCAAGGACCAGGTGATTTTCGAGCGCGACGAAGTGCTGACCGGCCAGCGCAAGCCGTTCACGGTCTTCACACCGTACAAGAACGCATGGCTCA
This region includes:
- a CDS encoding organic hydroperoxide resistance protein, which produces MSILYKASATSTGGRDGRAVSSDNALDVKLAAPRELGGNGAAGTNPEQLFAAGYSACFLSAMKFVAGQHKQTLPADTQVSADVGIGPNDKGGFALDIDLRISLPGLAADAAKELVDAAHQVCPYSNATRNNVDVRLHIA